A single Deltaproteobacteria bacterium DNA region contains:
- a CDS encoding glutamine synthetase family protein: MFDCKTKEDVLKIVKEKNVSFVQFWFTDVLGVQKIFSITPSELEEGMTEGMGFDGSSIQGFCRIEESDMIAMADPTTFQMIPYRPSDRPVARMICDIQNPDGTPYEGDPRYVLKRMLKKVGDMGYAFLVGPELEFFYFANDKSTEFLDRGGYFDGLPVDRATDLRRQTIFALQDMGIRVEYSHHEVAPSQHEIDLRYDEALKMADKVMTYRTVVKEIARQNGVYATFMPKPIFGQNGSGMHVHQSLFKGNKNAFFKGTDKYHLSDMAKQYIAGLMTHAPEITAICNQWINSYKRLVPGYEAPVYVSWARRNRSAMVRVPMYKPGKEKATRIEYRSPDPACNPYLAFAVMLAAGMEGVKNKYRLPEPVEEDIFEMDEKARAKAGITTLPGSLYEAMVAVSKSKLVKETLGDHIFNKFIENKKVEWDLFRTHVSQFEIDRYLPML; the protein is encoded by the coding sequence ATGTTCGATTGTAAAACGAAGGAAGATGTTCTGAAAATCGTCAAGGAAAAAAATGTCAGTTTTGTGCAGTTCTGGTTTACCGATGTCCTGGGGGTGCAGAAGATATTCAGCATTACGCCTTCGGAACTGGAAGAGGGCATGACGGAGGGCATGGGCTTCGATGGCTCGTCCATCCAGGGTTTCTGCCGGATTGAAGAGAGCGACATGATCGCTATGGCCGACCCCACGACCTTTCAAATGATACCCTACCGGCCCTCCGACCGTCCGGTGGCCCGCATGATCTGCGATATTCAAAATCCCGACGGCACTCCCTACGAGGGCGATCCCCGTTACGTCCTGAAGCGCATGCTGAAAAAAGTGGGCGATATGGGCTATGCCTTTTTAGTGGGGCCGGAACTGGAATTTTTCTATTTTGCCAATGACAAAAGCACTGAATTTCTGGATCGGGGCGGGTATTTCGACGGCCTGCCCGTGGATCGCGCCACCGACCTGCGCCGCCAGACCATATTTGCTCTTCAGGACATGGGTATCCGCGTCGAGTATTCACACCATGAGGTAGCGCCCAGCCAGCATGAAATTGATTTACGCTATGACGAGGCCCTGAAAATGGCCGACAAGGTCATGACCTATCGTACTGTCGTCAAGGAAATTGCCCGGCAGAACGGCGTCTACGCTACCTTCATGCCCAAACCCATCTTTGGGCAGAACGGCAGCGGCATGCACGTCCATCAGTCTCTGTTCAAGGGTAATAAGAACGCCTTTTTTAAGGGCACCGACAAATATCATCTCTCCGATATGGCCAAACAATACATTGCGGGTCTCATGACCCATGCCCCGGAAATCACCGCCATCTGTAATCAGTGGATCAACTCCTACAAACGGCTGGTGCCGGGTTACGAGGCCCCGGTTTATGTCTCTTGGGCGCGCCGCAACCGGTCGGCCATGGTGCGCGTTCCCATGTACAAACCGGGCAAAGAGAAGGCAACGCGCATCGAGTATCGTTCCCCGGATCCCGCCTGCAATCCCTACCTGGCTTTTGCGGTCATGCTGGCCGCCGGTATGGAAGGCGTCAAGAACAAGTATCGCCTGCCCGAACCGGTTGAGGAAGACATCTTTGAAATGGACGAGAAGGCCCGTGCAAAGGCCGGCATCACGACGCTGCCAGGCAGCCTCTACGAGGCCATGGTGGCTGTATCCAAGAGCAAATTGGTCAAAGAAACGCTCGGAGATCACATCTTTAACAAATTTATTGAAAATAAAAAGGTGGAGTGGGATCTTTTCCGGACCCATGTCAGCCAGTTCGAAATTGACCGGTATCTGCCCATGCTGTAA
- a CDS encoding sigma 54-interacting transcriptional regulator: protein MSIHEYEELAALHAIAKILAQPQELRDQLEQVLKEMSLRLGMQRGMISLLDRGTGEAWLDVAHDVNIMGLDVMYLPGEGITGQVAQTGRPMAVANLGQEAHFLDRTGARKFLDRSELSFLCVPIIYDAKVVGVLSADKVAGQVASLERELAMLMAVAELIAKAVHMRAVEEENRRLRMIIGRTTPPSSDIIGTSKVMQEVFGMIHQVADSNTTVLIHGETGTGKELVARAIHMHSPRSAGPLVQVNCAAMPDTLLESELFGHEKGAFTGALQKRRGRFEEADGGTIFLDEVGELSAAAQVKLLRVLQELQFQPLGSSRTVHVNVRIIAATNRNLEEDLASGRFRADLYYRLNVFPVYLPPLRERGNDIILLADHFILKYTQEQGKTVKRISTSALDALLAYHWPGNVRELENCIERAVLLAGGDAIEGSNLPPSLLLNIHAEGQRKESDKLAALIEAQERALIVDTLKETWGNQSQAARILGTTKRIVQYKIQKLGIDPGRFKQKRTE from the coding sequence TTGAGCATCCACGAATATGAAGAACTGGCCGCCTTGCACGCCATTGCCAAGATCCTGGCGCAGCCGCAGGAATTGCGCGATCAACTGGAACAGGTGCTAAAGGAAATGAGCCTGCGACTCGGAATGCAACGCGGTATGATCTCGCTTCTGGACCGCGGCACCGGCGAGGCCTGGCTTGACGTGGCGCATGACGTCAACATCATGGGGCTGGACGTCATGTACCTGCCGGGAGAAGGCATTACGGGCCAAGTGGCCCAGACGGGCCGTCCCATGGCGGTGGCTAACCTTGGCCAGGAGGCGCACTTTCTGGACCGCACGGGCGCCCGCAAGTTTCTCGACCGGTCGGAATTGTCATTTTTGTGCGTCCCCATCATTTATGACGCCAAGGTCGTGGGCGTCTTATCGGCCGACAAGGTGGCGGGCCAGGTGGCCAGTCTGGAACGTGAGTTGGCTATGCTGATGGCCGTAGCCGAGCTGATTGCCAAGGCCGTTCATATGAGGGCCGTCGAAGAAGAAAATCGCCGCCTGCGGATGATCATTGGTCGTACCACGCCGCCGTCGTCGGATATTATCGGCACTTCCAAGGTCATGCAAGAGGTCTTTGGCATGATTCACCAGGTAGCCGATTCCAATACAACAGTGCTGATTCATGGGGAAACGGGTACAGGCAAAGAGTTGGTGGCCCGCGCCATTCATATGCACAGTCCACGCTCCGCCGGGCCCCTGGTGCAGGTGAATTGCGCCGCCATGCCGGACACCCTGCTGGAGAGCGAGCTCTTTGGCCATGAAAAAGGGGCCTTCACGGGCGCCCTGCAAAAGCGGCGCGGCCGGTTTGAAGAAGCAGACGGCGGCACTATTTTTCTCGACGAGGTAGGCGAACTTTCCGCCGCGGCCCAGGTTAAATTGCTGCGTGTCTTGCAGGAGTTGCAGTTTCAGCCGCTCGGCTCCTCGAGGACCGTCCATGTGAACGTGAGGATTATCGCGGCCACAAACCGGAATCTGGAGGAGGACTTGGCCTCGGGAAGATTTCGCGCCGACCTGTACTACCGCCTGAATGTCTTTCCCGTCTACCTGCCGCCGCTGAGGGAAAGGGGGAATGATATTATTCTGCTGGCCGATCATTTTATCCTGAAGTACACTCAGGAACAGGGCAAGACGGTCAAGCGGATATCCACCTCCGCCTTGGATGCCCTCCTGGCGTACCACTGGCCGGGCAATGTGCGGGAGCTGGAAAATTGTATCGAGCGGGCGGTGCTGCTGGCGGGCGGCGATGCCATTGAAGGCAGCAACCTGCCCCCCTCACTGCTGCTCAATATTCATGCGGAAGGACAACGGAAGGAAAGTGACAAACTGGCCGCCCTGATAGAAGCCCAGGAGCGGGCGCTCATTGTTGACACCCTGAAGGAAACGTGGGGCAACCAGAGCCAGGCCGCCCGGATTTTGGGGACGACGAAACGCATCGTCCAGTATAAAATACAAAAATTGGGAATTGACCCCGGACGCTTCAAACAAAAACGGACGGAGTAA